The Afifella aestuarii DNA segment AGAAACTGGCGTTCGGCTGCGGCTGCGGCATAGTCGAAGGAGCGCAGCATGCCGGCGACGTCCCGCAGGGGCGAGGACTTCGCGCGCCGTTCCGCGAGCGAGCGTTGCGGCTCGCCTTCGAAGTCGATGATGACGATATCGGCCTGGGAAACGAGGACCTGGCCCAGATGATAATCGCCGTGGATGCGCGACTTGCCACCCGACGGGGGGCTTGACGCCAGGTCTTCCAGCTCGGCCTGAAGCGCTCCGCGCCGTTCGGCGAGATCGGCCGCCATCTCGCGCGTTTCGGCAGGCAGCGTCGCCGCCATCGCCTCGAGCCGCTCGATCGCCTGATCGGCGAGGCTTGCGACATCGACGGCCATCGCGCCCACATCTTCCTGCTCCAAGGGCTCTACCTTGAAAGCCGGCAGATCAGTTTCGGCGGCAAGCGCCACATGCATTTCTGCCGTGCGCAGCCCCATATTCATGGGCAGGTCGAGCGGATGCCCGAAGGGAATCGGGGCTGCCGCCGGGGCGGGCTCCGCGGCGGCCACGGCGTTGAGCGCCGTCGCCTCCAGATCGCGGTCGAGCGCATCGACGAGAACGGCCCAGCCGTCGCCCTGATTGCGCACAAAGGAGAAGACCGCGGCAAGCGCCGTCGGCTCACCGTCGTTCGGACGGTATTCGACCGTTCCAAGGAGCTGCGGCGTGTTGTCGAAGCCGGCGACATCGGTGAGGAAACGCGCGACCTCGACCTCGGGCTGATCGCCCTCGCGCAGCCGGCGATAGACCTTCAGGAGCGCGCGGTCGCCGATAATGACGGAGACGTTCGACTGCTCGACGCCAAGCGGCCGGACATCCGTCTCCTCGGCGGCTTCTGCGAGATCGGCCTGACCGGCAAAGACGAGCTCGCCGTCGCTGGCGGCAACCGGCTCCCCGGCCGCCATCGCCCTCAACAGAGCTCTCGCGAAATCCTCGTCAAAGGCCGCATCGACAAGTGCGCCCACGCGCGGACCCCGTCTGATCTTGGCCAGCGTGTAGGAGAGCTTGGGTGCGCCAAAATGCAGGTTCTCTTCGCCCCACAGCGCGGAGAGCGGCAGGAAGTAACGCTGCGTCTCCTCGTTGCGAAGCGTCACGTCGACGGTCGCAATGACGGTGCGCCCCTCCGCCACGCTCGTCAGAGGCGACAGCGAAACCCCGTCGATGGTGCCGCCCTTGCCGGCGAACCAGCGCTGGCGCTGCAGGAACTCAGGCAGCGCCTGGGCTTCGAGCTGGCGGCCGTCGCGGCCGGAGAGCGCGGCGCTCAAATCGGCGCGTGTAGTGACGGTGATGAATTCGGGCATGACGTCGGGTGCGGGCGTGTGCCATTGCGGCACGTCCGTCTCCTCGGTGAGAAGAAACCAGAAGAAACCGTAACCGGGCAGCGTCAGCATGTAGGGCAATTCACCGATCGCCGGAAAAGCGGAATGGCCGGAAAGCTCTACCGGAACCCGGTGACGGAAGCGCGACAGATCGAGCTCGACGGCCTGGGCGGAGCGGGAAAGATTGGCGACGCAGAGAATGTCTTCGTCTTCGTAACTGCGGATATAGGCGAGGATCTTCCGGTTCCCCGGATAGAGGAAGGTCATCTCGCCACGGCCGAAGACCTTGTGCTGCTTGCGCACGGTCACCATGCGCCGCATCCAGTTCAGAAGCGATGACGGGTCGGATTGCTGCGCCTCGACATTGATCGCTTCATAGCCGTGGATCGGGTCCTGCACCGGCGGCAGATAAAGCTGCTGCGGATTGGCGCGCGAAAAACCGCCATTGCGGTCGCCCGACCATTGCATGGGGGTGCGCACGCCGTCGCGATCGCCCAGAAAGTAATTGTCGCCCATGCCGATCTCGTCGCCGTAATAGAGAACGGGCGTGCCCGGCATCGACAACAAGAGCGCATTCATCAACTCGATCTTGCGGCGATCGTTCTGCATGAGCGGCGCCAGACGGCGGCGGATGCCGAGATTGATGCGCGCCTTCTGATCAGACGCATAGGTGCGCCACAGATAGTCGCGCTCCGTATCCGTGACCATTTCGAGCGTCAGCTCGTCGTGGTTGCGCAGGAAAATCGCCCATTGGCAGGGATCCGGAATTTCCGGCGTCTGACGGATGATATCGGTGATCGGATGGCGGTCCTCCTGCGCCAGCGCCATGTACATGCGCGGCATCAAGGGGAAGTGGAACGCCATGTGGCATTCGTCGCCCTCGCCGAAATAGGGACGCGTATCCTCCGGCCATTGATTGGCTTCGGCGAGCAGCATCCGGTCGGAGTAATTCTCGTCGAGATCGCTGCGGATCTGTTTCAGGACGACATGCGTCTCCGGCAGGTTCTCGTTGTTGGTGCCGTCGCGCTCCACGAGATAGGGAATGGCATCGAGCCGGAGCCCGTCGACCCCCATATCGAGCCAGAAGCGCATCACCGACAGCACTTCCTTCATCACCCGCGGATTGTCGAAGTTGAGATCCGGCTGGTGGGAATAGAAGCGATGCCAGAAGAATCCTTCCGCGACGGGATCCCAGGTCCAGTTCGAGGTCTCCGTGTCGAGGAAGATGATCCGCGTGCCCTGGTATTTCTGATCGGTGTCACTCCAGACGTAGTAATTGCGCGCCGCCGATCCGGGCTTTGCGTTGCGCGCCCGCTGGAACCAGGGATGCTGGTCGGAGGTGTGGTTGATGACGAGCTCGGTGATCACCCGAATGCCGCGCTGATGGGCCTCCGACACGAAGCGGCGGAAATCGCGCATCGTGCCGTAAGACGGATTGATCGCGCGGTAGTCCGCGATGTCGTAGCCGTCGTCGCGGAGGGGCGAGGGATAGAACGGCAGGAGCCAGATCGCGGTGACGCCCAAGCTCTCGATGTAATCGAGGCGTTCGAGAAGACCGCCAAAGTCACCCACGCCATCCCCGTTCGAATCGAGGAACGCTTTGACGTGCAGCTGATAGACGATCGCGTCCTTGTACCATTCGGTGTCGGAGCGATCGATCACTCCGTCGATGCGATGATGGGGGCGCTCGGAACGATTGGATTTTTGCATGTTTTCTGTCGGACCTGCGTTCACGTGAGCCGCTCTTGAGGCGAAATCAGGCGCCAGGCCGCATAGGTGCGCTCGGACGGGTTGAGCCAGACATGTTGCATCTTGCCCTGCCAGGTGAAGCGCCGGTCGAGGACCAGATCCTCGGCCATGATCGGCGCATCGTCAGACAGCCCAAACTCCCAAAGCGGCACCTCGAAATGCGCGCCCTGCGCGTTCAAGGGATCGAGATTGACGGCAAACAGCAGGAAGCTCGACAGATCGTCGGTGTATTTGCCGTAGTAGAGAATGTTGTCGTTGTACGCGTTGTAGAACGACAGATTGGTGAATTGCTGCAGAGCCGGATGAGCCCTGCGCCAGGCATTGAGGCGGCGCACGTCGTCCTTGATATGACCAGGCCTGTCCCAATCCCAGGCACGGATCTCGTATTTCTCCGAATCGAGATACTCTTCCTTCCCAGGCATCGCCGCGGCCTCGCAAAGCTCATAGCCTGAGTAGATGCCGTAATTCGTGGCAAGCGTCGCCGCCAGGAAGAGACGCACCTGGAAGCCGGCGCGCCCGCTGTTCTGAAGATAGAACGGGTTGATGTCCGGCGTATTGGTGAAGAAGTTCACCCGCATGTAATGGCGGCATTCCTCGGTGGTGAGCTCCGTCAGGTATTCCGTCAGCTCGGCCTTGTTGTTGCGCCAGGTGAAATAAGAATACGATTGGGTGAACCCGACCTTGGCGAGACGTTTCATCATCTTCGGTCGCGTGAAGGCTTCCGCCAGGAAGATCGTGTCGGGGTGGCGTCGGCGCACTTCGGCGATCATCCACTCCCAGAATGGCAGGGGCTTGGTGTGCGGATTGTCGACACGGAAGATTTTGACGCCATGCTCGACCCAGAACAGCACGGTATCGCGTAATTCGTGCCAGAGCCCCGGGATGGCATCGCGGTAGAAATGGACGTTGACGATGTCCTCGTATTTCTTCGGCGGGTTTTCGGCAAACCTGATGGTGCCGTCGGGACGCCAATCAAACCATTCCGGATGCTCCTTGATCCAGGGATGGTCGGGCGAACACTGGATGGCGAAATCGAGCGCGATCTCCAGCCCGTGCTCCGCCGCCGCCTTCACCAGACGGTGGAAATCCTCAAACGTGCCGAGCTCGGGATGGATGGCCTTGTGACCGCCCTCCTCCGAGCCGATGGCATAGGGACTGCCGGGATCGTCGGCACGCGCCGTCAGCGAATTGTTGCGCCCCTTGCGGTTCGTCTTGCCGATCGGATGGATCGGCGGGAAATAAAGCACATCGAAGCCGAGATCGCGCACGTACGGAAGCTGCGCGATGACATCGTCGAAGGTGCCATGGCGGGCAGGATCCCCCGACTGGGAGCGCGGCATCAACTCGTACCAGCTTGAGAAGGCGGCGCGCTTGCGGTCGACGAAGAGATCGAGGAGCCGCAGGTAATACGAGAGGTTGCTTCGCGGTCCGCCGGCCGTCATCAGGCCAAGAAGATCCTCGCCCATGAGTACGGAAAACTGCTGCGCCGGATCGGCAAGGCGGGCGATATCTTCGGTGACGCGCTGCAGCCTTGCCCGCCTTTCGGGATCGAGCCGGTCGCTTTCAGACAGCGCCTTCTTCAGAATATGCAGCCCCTCCTTGAGTTCGGAGGTCACATCCTGACCGGCATTCTTCTTTTTTGAGACGTCGGAACGCCAGCTGCGAAAGAGATCGCGCCAGGCAATCACGGTATATTCGTAGGTCGTGTTCTCGACGGGTACGAAGGAGGCGCGCCAGCGATCGTTCTCATAGAGGCGCATCGGCGTTTCAGACCACGTCTTGTCACCCTTTCGGCGCGTCAGAAGCGCTGCGTCGATGAGGTCGTGGCCATCGGAAAAGATATCTGCCTCCACGACCACGACTTCCCCGATGGCGGCTTTGGCGGGAAAGCGGCCGCCGTCGATCTCGGGCGTCACCGCCTCGATGGCGATGCGGTTGTCGGCGAGGGCGTGCAGCAGGCGATCGGCGGGTTTGAGAGCCTGTTCCATGATCCTGTCGGCTTGGACGTTTCCAATAGGGCGCCACCGACGGAAGGCCGCCGGCGATACAATTCGAGCTAGGTCAGGCCGGAGCGAGGTCCAGCCTGTTCTCTAGGCTAACGAGGGAGTCGGTGGAGAGTTGCAAGCGTTTTGCCTGCAACTCTCCTCAACTGCCGGCGAGCGTCAGAAGCGTCGCATTTCCGCCCGAAGCGGTGGTGTCGATCGACACGACGCGCTCGGTGGCGAAAGCCGCCACGCCGTCCGCGAGAGACAGAAGCGGCAGCCGCGCGCCCTGGCGTTCGGCAAGGGCGATGCGCAACGTTCTCGCCTGCGTCCCGCCGCCCTCATACGCGACGAGGCCGAGCCCTTGAAGGCCAGCAGCAAGCGCCACGGCCTCGCCCTCCACCACGACGACGAGACCCGCCGGGGCGCCGACACGTTCCAGAGCCGTCTTGAAGGCCACCACGGCGGCATCGACGATGCCGGCCGGCACGACGGCGCGATTGCCAGCGGCCAGGGCCGTCACGACCTGCGCCAGAAGCGCGCCCGGCCGTGCTCCATCCTCATCTGCCGGGTTTTCATCGCGCTGGGGGGCGCCCAGACAAAGCGCCAGCCCACGGCCATGCAGCGACAGGCGATTGGCCTCACCCGTCGGGCCCGGCAACGCCACGACGCCGGCAATCTCGGGCCGCGCCGCCTCAATCACCTCATGCGCAACGTGTCGGGCAGGTTCCGGCAATTCACCGGCGGCGCTCGCCAGGACCATGATCCGGGCGGAGTTGGCCTCCCATTCGCTCATATCCGGCAGGGTCGCGAGATCGGCGGGGGCCAGGGTGGCGACCTGCGGCCGCTCATCGTCGCCCTGAAGCGGAGCGGCGGTCACCTCGACCGGCTGTGTGAAGCGGGCAAGATAATGCGGGCCACCGGCCTTCGGACCGGTACCGGATAGCCCTTCGCCACCGAAGGGCTGCACGCCGACGACCGCACCGATCTGATTGCGGTTCACATAGATGTTGCCGACATGGGCATGGTCGCAAATGCGCTCCACACGCTGGTCGATACGCGAATGGATGCCGAGCGTCAGACCGTAGCCCGACGCGTTGATGGCCGCCACGACCGCGTCGATCTCCTTCGCCTTGAAGGTGATGACGTGCAGGACCGGCCCGAAGATCTCGCGCTCGAGCTCGTCGAAACGATCGAGGCGAAGCGCAACGGGCGCAACGAAATTGCCCTCACCCGGCATTTTCTCGTGGGTGAAGAGGAGCCGGCCTTCGCTTGTGAGCTTTGCCACATGGGTTTCGATCGTCTGCCGGGCTTCTTCATCGATCACAGGGCCGACATCGGTCGCGGGATCCCACGGATCGCCAATGACGAGCTCTTCGGTCGCCCCCTTCAGCATCTTCAAGAGCGTCGGCGCGACGTCCTCCTGCACGAAGAGAGCGCGAAGCGCCGAACAGCGCTGTCCGGCCGATTGGAAGGCCGATTGCACGATATCGCGGACCGCATGCTCCGGGAGCGCAGTCGAATCGACGATCATCGCATTGAGGCCGCCGGTCTCCGCGACGAGCGGTGCCCGCACGGGACCCGCTTTCGCCAAAGCCCGGTCGATCAAGATCGCCGTATCCGTCGAGCCGGTGAAGCAGACGCCCCCGACCCTCGGATCGGAGGTGAGCGCGGCTCCCACCACGGCGCCCTCTCCCGGCACGAGATTGAGCACGCCTTTCGGCACGCCCGCCTCGTGCAGAAGCGCCACGGCCTTTGCCGCCGTCAGAGGCGATTGCTCGGCGGGTTTCGCGACGACGGCGTTGCCGGCCACAAGCGCGGCCGAAAGCTGACCGGTGAAAATCGCCAGAGGGAAATTCCACGGCGAGATGCAGACGAAAACCCCGCGGCCGTGCCGCTTTGCATCGCCTTCGGAGAAGAGCCGGCGCGCCTCATTTGCGTAATAGCGCAGGAAATCTGCGGCTTCGCGCACTTCCAACACACCGTCGAGGCGCGTCTTACCGGCTTCGCGGGTGGCAAGGGCGATGAGTTCGGCCGCGTTCTCCTCATAAAGCGTCGCGGCGCGCTCCAAAATCTCGGCGCGCGCATTCGCCCCGATCCCCTGCCAGGCCGCGACCGCATCGGCAGCGACGCCAAGGGCGTGTCTGGCCGTTTCCGCATCCGCATCAACGACGATGCCGACCTTTTCGGCCGGGTGCGCCGGGTTGAAGACATCTCGCGCGCTGCCGCCGCTTTCCTCGCCACCGATCACGGGAGCTGCACGCCATTCCGCCGCCTCGAAAGGCCTCATGGCTTCGGACAGCGCCTCCAGATCGAGCGGATTGTTGAGATTCCAGCCTTTGGAGTTCCTGCGCTCCGGCTCATAGATGTCGGGCGGCAGCGGGATCAGCGGATGGGCGACCGGCTTTGCCTGCTCGACCAGCGAGATCGGGTCTTCGACCAGCTTTTCCGCCGGCACGTCCTCATCGAGAAGCTGATGGACGAAGGAGGAATTGGCGCCGTTTTCGAGCAACCGGCGGACGAGATAGGCAAGCAGATCCTTGTGGATGCCAACGGGCGCATAGATGCGGCAGGGACGGCCCGTCTCTTTCCTCAGGCGTTCGTGCAGCGCCTCGCCCATGCCGTGCAGACGCTGGAATTCAAAGCGCGCGTCGGGCGGCGCGATTTCCAGAATGGCGCAGGCGGTATGGGCATTGTGCGTGGCGAACTGGGGGAAAATACGGTCACAGTGCGCGAGCAGGAAGCTCGCGCCGGCGAGATAGGAGACATCGGTCGATGGCTTGCGGGTGAAAACCGGATAGGCGGCAAGACCGAGGATCTGCGCCTGTTTGATCTCGTAATCCCAATAGGCCCCTTTGACGAGGCGCACGGCAAAGCGACGGTCGAGACGTTCCGCCAGATCCACGATCCAATGAAGGACCGGCAGAGAGGCTTTCGAGAACGCCTGGACGACGAAACCAAAGCCATCCCAATCGGCGAATTCGGCCTCAGACAGCGCCCGTTCCATCACCTGTAGCGAGAGATCGAGACGGTCGGCCTCTTCCGCATCGACGGTGAGACCGATGCCGGCGGCCTTCGCCTGGCGCATCAGCTGGACGAGCGTCGGTACCAGCTCGGCCAGAACCCGCTCCTTCTGCACCGTCTCATAGCGCGGATGGAGCGCCGAGAGTTTCACCGAGATCGACGGATTGTCCGTGACACGCTCGGCCTTGGCGGCCTTGCCGATGGCGCTGATCGCGTTCGAATAGGAGCGAAAATAGGCCTCGGCGTCTTCGCGCGTTCGCGCCGCCTCGCCCAGCATATCGTAGGAATAGCGATAGCCTTTGGCGCGCATCGGCTCGGCGCGGCGCAGGGCCTCCTCGATGTTGCGCCCAAGCACGAATTGCGCGCCCAACACCTTCATCGACTGTGCAACGGCGGCGCGCACGACGGGCTCGCCGACGCGCTGCACCATGCGACGCATCGTATGGATGAGATGCGCCTCGGTCTGCTCGTCCTGCCCTTCCGATCCGTAAAGGCGGCCGGTCAGCATCAGGCCCCAGGACGAGGCATTCAACAAAAGCGATTCACTTTGCCCGCGATGGCTGCCCCAATCGGCACCGCCGATCTTGTCGCGGATGAGCGCATCGAGCGTATGCGCATCCGGCACACGGAGATAAGCCTCGGCGAGGCACATCAGCGCCACGCCTTCGTCGGTGGAGAGACCATATTCGGAGAGAAAGCGCTCCATCAGATGCGGCGCCGGATCGGCCCGCAGGGCCGACACCATCCCCGCAGCCTTGGCGCCGGCGCGCTTGCGTGCCGCTTCGTCGAGATTTATCGCGGCGAGACGGCTTCTGACCACCGCCTCCTCGTCTT contains these protein-coding regions:
- the treS gene encoding maltose alpha-D-glucosyltransferase, with protein sequence MIDRSDTEWYKDAIVYQLHVKAFLDSNGDGVGDFGGLLERLDYIESLGVTAIWLLPFYPSPLRDDGYDIADYRAINPSYGTMRDFRRFVSEAHQRGIRVITELVINHTSDQHPWFQRARNAKPGSAARNYYVWSDTDQKYQGTRIIFLDTETSNWTWDPVAEGFFWHRFYSHQPDLNFDNPRVMKEVLSVMRFWLDMGVDGLRLDAIPYLVERDGTNNENLPETHVVLKQIRSDLDENYSDRMLLAEANQWPEDTRPYFGEGDECHMAFHFPLMPRMYMALAQEDRHPITDIIRQTPEIPDPCQWAIFLRNHDELTLEMVTDTERDYLWRTYASDQKARINLGIRRRLAPLMQNDRRKIELMNALLLSMPGTPVLYYGDEIGMGDNYFLGDRDGVRTPMQWSGDRNGGFSRANPQQLYLPPVQDPIHGYEAINVEAQQSDPSSLLNWMRRMVTVRKQHKVFGRGEMTFLYPGNRKILAYIRSYEDEDILCVANLSRSAQAVELDLSRFRHRVPVELSGHSAFPAIGELPYMLTLPGYGFFWFLLTEETDVPQWHTPAPDVMPEFITVTTRADLSAALSGRDGRQLEAQALPEFLQRQRWFAGKGGTIDGVSLSPLTSVAEGRTVIATVDVTLRNEETQRYFLPLSALWGEENLHFGAPKLSYTLAKIRRGPRVGALVDAAFDEDFARALLRAMAAGEPVAASDGELVFAGQADLAEAAEETDVRPLGVEQSNVSVIIGDRALLKVYRRLREGDQPEVEVARFLTDVAGFDNTPQLLGTVEYRPNDGEPTALAAVFSFVRNQGDGWAVLVDALDRDLEATALNAVAAAEPAPAAAPIPFGHPLDLPMNMGLRTAEMHVALAAETDLPAFKVEPLEQEDVGAMAVDVASLADQAIERLEAMAATLPAETREMAADLAERRGALQAELEDLASSPPSGGKSRIHGDYHLGQVLVSQADIVIIDFEGEPQRSLAERRAKSSPLRDVAGMLRSFDYAAAAAERQFLARHMEVPEAIRERAQQWRDKAVADFRASYFARMEGVPTLPNDEAAAERLLRLFLLQKGFYEILYEAANRPDWIDIPLRGVLNLITTEAKL
- a CDS encoding alpha-1,4-glucan--maltose-1-phosphate maltosyltransferase, with translation MEQALKPADRLLHALADNRIAIEAVTPEIDGGRFPAKAAIGEVVVVEADIFSDGHDLIDAALLTRRKGDKTWSETPMRLYENDRWRASFVPVENTTYEYTVIAWRDLFRSWRSDVSKKKNAGQDVTSELKEGLHILKKALSESDRLDPERRARLQRVTEDIARLADPAQQFSVLMGEDLLGLMTAGGPRSNLSYYLRLLDLFVDRKRAAFSSWYELMPRSQSGDPARHGTFDDVIAQLPYVRDLGFDVLYFPPIHPIGKTNRKGRNNSLTARADDPGSPYAIGSEEGGHKAIHPELGTFEDFHRLVKAAAEHGLEIALDFAIQCSPDHPWIKEHPEWFDWRPDGTIRFAENPPKKYEDIVNVHFYRDAIPGLWHELRDTVLFWVEHGVKIFRVDNPHTKPLPFWEWMIAEVRRRHPDTIFLAEAFTRPKMMKRLAKVGFTQSYSYFTWRNNKAELTEYLTELTTEECRHYMRVNFFTNTPDINPFYLQNSGRAGFQVRLFLAATLATNYGIYSGYELCEAAAMPGKEEYLDSEKYEIRAWDWDRPGHIKDDVRRLNAWRRAHPALQQFTNLSFYNAYNDNILYYGKYTDDLSSFLLFAVNLDPLNAQGAHFEVPLWEFGLSDDAPIMAEDLVLDRRFTWQGKMQHVWLNPSERTYAAWRLISPQERLT
- the putA gene encoding bifunctional proline dehydrogenase/L-glutamate gamma-semialdehyde dehydrogenase PutA; this encodes MATDSRIAIRRAPYEDEEAVVRSRLAAINLDEAARKRAGAKAAGMVSALRADPAPHLMERFLSEYGLSTDEGVALMCLAEAYLRVPDAHTLDALIRDKIGGADWGSHRGQSESLLLNASSWGLMLTGRLYGSEGQDEQTEAHLIHTMRRMVQRVGEPVVRAAVAQSMKVLGAQFVLGRNIEEALRRAEPMRAKGYRYSYDMLGEAARTREDAEAYFRSYSNAISAIGKAAKAERVTDNPSISVKLSALHPRYETVQKERVLAELVPTLVQLMRQAKAAGIGLTVDAEEADRLDLSLQVMERALSEAEFADWDGFGFVVQAFSKASLPVLHWIVDLAERLDRRFAVRLVKGAYWDYEIKQAQILGLAAYPVFTRKPSTDVSYLAGASFLLAHCDRIFPQFATHNAHTACAILEIAPPDARFEFQRLHGMGEALHERLRKETGRPCRIYAPVGIHKDLLAYLVRRLLENGANSSFVHQLLDEDVPAEKLVEDPISLVEQAKPVAHPLIPLPPDIYEPERRNSKGWNLNNPLDLEALSEAMRPFEAAEWRAAPVIGGEESGGSARDVFNPAHPAEKVGIVVDADAETARHALGVAADAVAAWQGIGANARAEILERAATLYEENAAELIALATREAGKTRLDGVLEVREAADFLRYYANEARRLFSEGDAKRHGRGVFVCISPWNFPLAIFTGQLSAALVAGNAVVAKPAEQSPLTAAKAVALLHEAGVPKGVLNLVPGEGAVVGAALTSDPRVGGVCFTGSTDTAILIDRALAKAGPVRAPLVAETGGLNAMIVDSTALPEHAVRDIVQSAFQSAGQRCSALRALFVQEDVAPTLLKMLKGATEELVIGDPWDPATDVGPVIDEEARQTIETHVAKLTSEGRLLFTHEKMPGEGNFVAPVALRLDRFDELEREIFGPVLHVITFKAKEIDAVVAAINASGYGLTLGIHSRIDQRVERICDHAHVGNIYVNRNQIGAVVGVQPFGGEGLSGTGPKAGGPHYLARFTQPVEVTAAPLQGDDERPQVATLAPADLATLPDMSEWEANSARIMVLASAAGELPEPARHVAHEVIEAARPEIAGVVALPGPTGEANRLSLHGRGLALCLGAPQRDENPADEDGARPGALLAQVVTALAAGNRAVVPAGIVDAAVVAFKTALERVGAPAGLVVVVEGEAVALAAGLQGLGLVAYEGGGTQARTLRIALAERQGARLPLLSLADGVAAFATERVVSIDTTASGGNATLLTLAGS